AATTAGTATGGGAAAATACTTTGTGAATTTGGTAGCGAAACGACCAGATTTATGGAATAACTCACTAACAGCAGTACCACATGCCATCCGTAAGAAGGTAATAGAGAAAATAGGATATGACTCTCTTATCATTCCGCCATTAGCACAAATGAAAGCTATTTTAGAAGGGTTCTCTATTACAACCGTTGAGTTTGTAGATGTTATAAAAACAAATCGAGTACGTCCAGAGCAACATGAATTTGTAAATGGGCGCATTTCAGCATTTGACCGTATTTTCGGTGACCAACTTGAGGCGATTGCATATTTATTACAACATACAGACGAACGCGGAGGTTTTTACAGATGGAGATAGAGATAGAGAAATAATTCAACAATTGAGAAGGGAAGAAGAGAATACAAATGAATACTAGTCGTAAAGTAGCTATCATTGGATTAGGGTATGTTGGTCTTCCTTTAGCGGTCCATCTTGCAGAAAGGGGCCATACTGTACTTGGACTAGACAAAGATACTAGAAAAATAGAATCCATTATAAAAGGAGAAAGTTATATTCCGGATGTTTCTTCTAAAGCGTTACAAAGTTTATTGACGAAAAAAAATTAATAGTAAATACACCGGATCAAGGTATTGCTGAGTTTCAAAATAGTGATTATGTTATTGTCACTGTCCCGACTCCAATTAATGAACAAAGAGAACCAGACTTAAGTGCCCTCATTTCAGCTTCACATTATATACAACAAAACCTTCAAAAAGGACAAACCTTCATTTTTGAAAGCTCCACATATCCAGGTACACTCGAGGAAGTTATCATTCCTATTATTTCTCAAACAGGTAAAAAGGCAGGAGAAGATTTCTATATCGGATATTCCCCTGAGAGAATTGATCCGGCAAATAGTCAATATTCAGTTCAAACGATTCCAAAAGTTATTAGTGGACAAACAGAAAAGTGTAAACAAAAAGTACAGGCTTTGTATAGCACTATTTTTGATGTAGTTGTTCCAGTTAGTTCTCCGAAGGTAGCGGAGATGTGTAAGCTATTTGAAAACATTCAGCGCCTAGTTAATATTTCGTTAGTCAATGAGCTAAACACACTATGTGAAAGTTTAGGAATTGATTTTTATGAGGCGCTTGAAGCGGCATCTACAAAACCATTTGGATTTACTCCATATTGGCCAGGTCCAGGGATAGGAGGACACTGTATTCCAGTAGACCCTTTATATTTTCAATGGAGAATAAAAAAGAATGGTGCAATGAGTCAATTGATTGAAGCAGCGCATGTAATTAATGAAGAAATGCCAGAGAAAATGGTCCAGAAAGTAAAAGGTGTGGTGCAACCACCTGCAACGGTTTTAATTGTAGGGATTGCATATAAGAAAGATGTAAATGACTTAAGAGAATCACCAGCGTTGCCAATTATTGAATTGTTAATAAAAGAAGGATACGAGATAGAATATCACGATCCATATATTTCTTCGGCAAAATTTGGAGATAAGGTGTACCAATCTGTTTCTTTAAATGAACAAGCCGTTAACCAAGCGAGTTGTATTTTAATTTTAACGGATCATTCTAATATTGATTGGAAGCTTTTTAAAGGAATAAAGCGAGTAGTAGATACACGTGGAATTGTAAAGAAGGTGAGTAAATGAGTAAGAAATGTTTAATTACAGGCGGAGCAGGATTTATTGGATCCCATTTAGCTGAAGAGTTGGTGGGAAGAGGTTATAATGTCACGATTGTTGATAACTTCTATAAAGGGAAAAATAAATATCATGATGAGTTAATGAAAGAAATTCGGGTTATTCCAATAAGTGTCTTAGACAAAAATTCTATTTATGAACTCGTAAACCAGCATGATGTTGTGTTTCATTTAGCAGCAATTTTAGGTGTGAAAACGACAATGGAAAAGAGTATAGAGCTAATTGAAACGAATTTTGATGGAACGAGAAACATTTTACAAGCAGCGCTAAAAGGAAAAAAGAAAGTAGTTTTTGCGTCTACTTCAGAAGTATATGGTAAGGCAAAGCCACCCTTCTCTGAAGAAGGAGACCGATTATACGGTGCAACTTCTAAAATACGTTGGAGTTATGCAATTTGTAAAACGTTAGAAGAAACATTATGTTTAGGATACGCTTTAGAAGGTTTACCTGTAACGATTGTTCGTTATTTTAATATTTATGGTCCACGAGCGAAAGATGGTCCGTATGCAGGGGTAATCCCGCGATTTATTAGTGCGGCCCTGCAGGGAGAAGACATTCTCGTATATGGAGATGGAGAGCAAACACGTTGCTTTACGTATGTAAGTGATGCGGTAGAGGCAACGATTCGGGCAATGGATGAGAAGGTAAATGGTGAGATTATTAATATAGGTTCTGAGAATGAAAAAAGTATAAAAGAAGTAGCAGAGGTCATTAAAAAATTAACGGATTCTTCTTCAAAGATTGTGCAAGTACCTTTTGAAGAAGTATATCCACATGGTTTTGAAGAAATTCCAAATAGAAGACCAGACGTAACAAAATTAAAAGATCTTGTTCAATTTCAGGCGAAAGTAACGTGGGAAGACGGATTGAAGGAAACAATTAAGTGGTTTCGTGAAGAAGACAATGGCTAAGTCATTATCTGTTATTATTCCTGCATGGAATGAAATCGATACGATTTCAGACGTTATTCAATCGGTAAAAGGATTAAATCCATTAGAGATTATTGTAGTAGCAAATGGTTGTACTGATGGTACAGAAACAGTTGCTGAGCATTTAGGATGTAAAGTACTGCGGTATACAGAAAAGCTTGGAAATGATGTTGGACGTGCAGCTGGTGCCAAAGAATCTATAGGTGATGTACTACTATTTATAGATGGCGATTTTGCTATTCAAACTTCAAAATTACAGTTATTTCTTAATCCGATTTTATACAATCAGGCAGATGTAGTTTTAAATAATTTGGACGCATTATTTTTAAAAAGGCAAAAACCTAATTCTATTACAGTATGGCGCCAAATATTAAATTCAATATTAGAGCGTGAAGAGTTAAAAATTGATTCTTTATTAGCTGTACCTCATGCGTTGACGAAAGAAGTTGTTCAAAGTATTGGATATGAATGTTTTGTTAATCCTATTCTCGCTCATTTACGTCTAGTTCAAGGCAAATGGAGAATTAGTCGACATTGTGCAATTGACGTTATTACGCCAAATAAATTTCGGCCGACAGAGCATGCTGCGTATGGCACAGATCTTTCTCCTTCTGAAAAACGGATGATAGGTGACCATATAGAAGCTGTAGCAGAGCGAATAGTAGGTAGCGATGAGCGCGGAGGGTATTGTGATGGAAATAGGAAAAGAGATAGTGTCTATCATACTTTAGATTTTGAAGATTTTTATCAAGGATGGGGCGTTACATCTAATTTGTATAAGGGAAAGCAATTATCGGTCATTATTCCTGTACAAGATGAAGAGAAAACAATTGGAAACGTTATAGAAGAGCTTCGCAAGATTGAACCTTTTGAAATTATCGTTGTTGTAAATGGTTCGTCCGATCAAACGGCGACAATTGCAAAAGACAAGGGAGCAACGACAATTGTATATAAAGAAGCACTTGGAAATGATGTGGGGCGCTCACTTGGAACGTATTTTGCAAAAGGAGAAATTGTGTTATTTATAGACGGCGATTTTGTTATTCCAGCGAGCGAGCTATATCCTTTTGCGAAAGCCATTGCAGATGGGACAGATGTTGCATTAAATGATCTAAATCATTATTTGGATTTAAGAGTACCGCTTCATCTTGTAACTGCATTTAAATATGCATTAAATTTAGCTTGTGATAGAAAAGATCTAGGCGTAGGCTCACTTATCGCTGTACCGAATGCGTTTAGCCGTAAGTGTTTGAAACAAATTGGGTATAGATCTTTATTGGCGCCGTGTGTAGCCCAAGTGAAAGCTATTCTTTCAGGATTTGAAGTTGCATGTGTAAGTCGTGTTGAGGTCGATAAGATGAACCGTATTCGTCCCAGTGAACATTTTGCTAAAATAGGTCATCCACCAGCTGTACTTCGAATTA
This genomic window from Bacillus anthracis str. Vollum contains:
- a CDS encoding glycosyltransferase family 2 protein, which produces MAKSLSVIIPAWNEIDTISDVIQSVKGLNPLEIIVVANGCTDGTETVAEHLGCKVLRYTEKLGNDVGRAAGAKESIGDVLLFIDGDFAIQTSKLQLFLNPILYNQADVVLNNLDALFLKRQKPNSITVWRQILNSILEREELKIDSLLAVPHALTKEVVQSIGYECFVNPILAHLRLVQGKWRISRHCAIDVITPNKFRPTEHAAYGTDLSPSEKRMIGDHIEAVAERIVGSDERGGYCDGNRKRDSVYHTLDFEDFYQGWGVTSNLYKGKQLSVIIPVQDEEKTIGNVIEELRKIEPFEIIVVVNGSSDQTATIAKDKGATTIVYKEALGNDVGRSLGTYFAKGEIVLFIDGDFVIPASELYPFAKAIADGTDVALNDLNHYLDLRVPLHLVTAFKYALNLACDRKDLGVGSLIAVPNAFSRKCLKQIGYRSLLAPCVAQVKAILSGFEVACVSRVEVDKMNRIRPSEHFAKIGHPPAVLRIIGDHIEGLEQLIGLTGSRGGFHDGNRKRDIL
- a CDS encoding NAD-dependent epimerase/dehydratase family protein encodes the protein MSKKCLITGGAGFIGSHLAEELVGRGYNVTIVDNFYKGKNKYHDELMKEIRVIPISVLDKNSIYELVNQHDVVFHLAAILGVKTTMEKSIELIETNFDGTRNILQAALKGKKKVVFASTSEVYGKAKPPFSEEGDRLYGATSKIRWSYAICKTLEETLCLGYALEGLPVTIVRYFNIYGPRAKDGPYAGVIPRFISAALQGEDILVYGDGEQTRCFTYVSDAVEATIRAMDEKVNGEIINIGSENEKSIKEVAEVIKKLTDSSSKIVQVPFEEVYPHGFEEIPNRRPDVTKLKDLVQFQAKVTWEDGLKETIKWFREEDNG